The Natrinema versiforme genome segment GGAAGCGAGCAACCGGACGCCATCGCGACGCATCCAGATCACGACGTCGTGTTTAACATCGAGGCTGAGACAACGACGCCAGACCGACCCGTCAAGGTCTTGCAGAATCTCAAGCGAGCCCACGAAGCAGATCGGATTCCGATCTTCGTCGTCCGTCCTGGTGACTCCGAGACAGAGTGGGCGACTCGGGTCGAGAATATCCTTTCGCCACCGCTGCAAGAACGAGCCGATGGCACTGAACAATTCTACAACTGCGACGAGGTCGTGACCTTCGGTGGTGGTGCGACCGCTCACGGTGGCGTTACTGCCGTTCGGCCCAAGACATCTGAGACGAATCGGACGGTTTGGACACGAGAGAATGGTGAGATCGTCCTTTCAGACGGTGAAACAGCGTTTGCCCGTGTTCCAGATGAGAGTACACTCTCGAAGGACAGTGTGCCAGCCTACTATAGCCATGATCGTGAAGCCGGGCAGTATACTGTCTACGAAGCTGGCGAAACCCATGTCTACGACTCGAGAGACGACTTTGAGGATGAATGGACGCCGATCAAACGGCCATTCCGACCTGCTGTTGACCTACCAGACTCGGATTATTCACGGGAGAGCTACCTCATTCTGATACTCTCTGACGATGAGCGTCCTGTACTCTTCCAGCAGGGCGAGACATACGGTTTGTCTGATTCGCCAACCGGTGAGGAACTATGGCCGGGCATCTCTTCAGGGAATCACTCTCGAGCAACGGAGTTGTCCTCATCAGTAGAGTCAGGTTCATCAGTATCGGAGCCAGTTGAGGTTGACCCAGACGGCGACGGCATTGAGGCGTTCGCAGCGATGTATATCAGAGAGGCGGATGGGGCACAAATTCCAAAGGCAGCACTGTTTCAGGCCTACTCGAGATGGACCGACCAGCACGATATTGATGGAACAAACGCGAGCTGGTTCGGTCGGAAGCTTTCGAACGTCGTCGACTATGAGGATACCCGAGTCAGAGACGGTGACGATCTCGTGACTGTCTATGCCGGTATCAATCTGACCAGAGATGGATCAGAGTTCCTTGAGTGAGAGATAATATCAGAACAATGAATATAATTCAGGCACTTGGCCCACTGAAAATCTCGCCCCACAACCTAAATTCCAAAATCCGATTAGTAACTGGTGTATCTGCCAGTATCCGCCATATAGCCGGATTTGTTCAGGGCAAATTTCCCGTTCAGGTCACGGAATTGGTACCTGTTCAGGGCAAAACCGCAGTACAGTGGCGGTGTTCAGGGCAAGTCGGCGCTCAAAACCAACTAGTATACAACGGGTTGCACCCGTTGGACAGGGTCACGGACAGTCTACCAGCCTACGGCATGTTTATCAGCACACTGATGGGTGGTATGCGACCAGATGGACGCGAAGTACGAGGCGGATCGGCGATGTCTGAACAGACGGTTTCGGTACTCCCCAAGCAGTTACGTGAGCGTGACCAGTGGGTGTGTTGGCGAGAAGAATCTCGAGATGGGAAACCAACCAAGATCCCGGTGACACCAGGCAGTGGTGAGTTCGCGTCTTCAACGGATCCAGAGACATGGGCGTCGGTCGAAACCGCGCTCGAGTACGCCGATTCGGGGGATGCAAATGGCATCGGGTTCGTGTTTACCGACAATGATCCCATTGTCGGCGTGGATCTCGATGATTGCCGAGACCCGAAGACCGAGACCGTCGACGATGCAGCGCAGGATATCATTGAGCGACTCGACTCCTATACGGAAATCTCCCCATCGGGAACTGGGTTTCATGTGCTCATCGAGGGAGAGCTCCCAGACGGCCGGAACCGGCGTGGAAGTATCGAACTGTACGACACGGCCCGGTTTTTCACCGTGACTGGTGCCACCCTCGAGGAGATGCCCAGTCGCGTTGCTCGTCGACAGGATGCACTCGAGGCGATTCATCGTGAATACGTCCAAGACAGTGAGAGCGATGGAGCGTCCGAGTCAGGGTACCGTGGTGTGACTGACGAGCAGGCTTCGACGGACACAGCAGGCGATGTTGATGTTGACCTCGAGGACGAGGAACTGCTCGAGAAGGCTCGAAATGCGTCGAACGGTGAGAAATTCGAGCGATTATGGCGTGGCTCGACTGCTGGGTACGAAAGCCAGTCAGAGGCCGATATGGCACTGTGCTGTCTGCTGGCGTTCTGGACCGGCGGCGACCACACTCGAATGGATCGACTCTTCCGGCAGTCAGGGCTTCTCCGCGAAAAATGGGACGACGTCCACTATGCCGATGGATCGACGTACGGCGAAAAGACCATCGAACGAGCGATTACAAGCACGTCTGAGTTCTACGATCCGGACGCTCGAGACGACTCGAGTGAAGCGAGTTCCAGACAGAACGAGTCGGCGATCACCGGCAGTCGTGACGAACCAGCGGAAAATCATGCATATCTGGTCGAGAAGAATCGACTGTTGACTGACCGCGTCGACGACCTCGAGGCTGCGCTCGAGGAGAAAGACGAACGCATCGATGCACTCGAGGCGACCAACGAAGCGCTTCGAGAACAACTCAGAGACTGTCAGGAGACACTCGAGCGTCGTGATCAGGCTTCGAACCCCGAGATGGATGAGGCCAGTGCTAATGAAGGCGACTCGATCTGGGGCCGTGCAAAGCAATTCGTTGGGGACGGCGACTGAAACCCGATTCATCGCTCCCCGCCGGGTTTATCGACTCCCGGAGGGGTGAGGAGTTCAACGATGACTGTAATCAACCAGGGAGACGAACAACGCATTGCGTGGTTGTACGGACCGGTTGTGAGGTGTGGCCATAATCTGATTTCAGCAATCTCGACGGTACTGTTTTGTGTATGTACTACGAACGTACAAGCGTATGTCCGAAGCTGAAACCAACAATGGTGATCCTGAGATTGAACGAATCAACCTTCGGATTTCCCAGTCTTTCCGCGAGGTCGTTGATGAGACGTGGCGCGAGCGGGGATTCAATAGCCGAAGTGAGTTTATTCGCTACGCACTGCGAGAGTCAGTGAATCATCCGGAGGGTGCTGGGTTCTGGAAGGACCTTGCAATTAGTGAAGCACAGTTTGATGACGGTGAGAGCCGCTCGAGCGAGGAAATCAAAGCAGCATATGGGTCCGACGACGAATGACGACGATTGGGAGTGGGCATTTTCGTCTCGAGCAGAAAACCAACTTGCGCAGTTACCTACAGAAACACAGGACCGAATCATCACGAAACTCGATGATGTCGTGTCCTCAGAGTGGCGCGAGCCAGCTGACTTCCTTGAGCCATTGACTAATTCGCCGTACAAGAAGTTACGAGTTGGGACCTATCGACTGGGGTGTCGGCTTCGATCGGAAGAACGCATCGTACGCGTGGAGAGCGTTCGGAAGCGAGACGGAGCATATTCAGCGGATGATTGATAAGTTGTTGAGACTCATAGTGTGGAGAGTTCAACGATAATACCTGAATGAAACGTTCTAATGGCTACTATAGTCCTCGCTTCTTGGATCGATAGCTGAGTTGGGCACTCGTAGTATGGAGTGGCAGCCTCTCGAAACACACTCGTTACTGGCATATTCAGGAATTGCCAGTCAACTCAAATCGACGACGTCAGACGAGGACACACTAATGACGCTGCCGCTCGAGTACACACCTATAACCCATGACAACTGATCGTTGCAGCCCCCATATCGA includes the following:
- a CDS encoding ribbon-helix-helix domain-containing protein — its product is MSEAETNNGDPEIERINLRISQSFREVVDETWRERGFNSRSEFIRYALRESVNHPEGAGFWKDLAISEAQFDDGESRSSEEIKAAYGSDDE
- a CDS encoding type II toxin-antitoxin system RelE/ParE family toxin; translation: MGPTTNDDDWEWAFSSRAENQLAQLPTETQDRIITKLDDVVSSEWREPADFLEPLTNSPYKKLRVGTYRLGCRLRSEERIVRVESVRKRDGAYSADD